GGCGTTTATGTCTTTCCCGCCCCCAGCTAAGGCAGGTAGGGCTTGCAGCAGCAGTAGTGCCAGCGCCAGTACAAAGTGTTGTTTTCTGTTCATCGTGAAGGTTGGTTTATAGAATGCAAGCTACTATTTTGAGCTGATTAAGAATCATAAATTTTGGTACAAGCTTCAAAAAGGTGATTCGCCCTGTTTTAATATATTTGCACGTACACCCAATTCCTAATCGATGCGCCATATGCCAGAAATGCACCTATCCGAAATTTACATTTACCCTATCAAATCGTTGGGCGGCATTAGCGTGCAGCAGGCGGAGGTGGAGGACCGGGGCCTGAAATACGATCGCCGCTGGATGCTGGTAGATGAAGCCGGGAAATTCCTGACGCAGCGACAGCACGCGCAAATGGCTTTGCTGCAGGTGGCGCTGCAGGATGATGGCCTGCTGGTGACACACAAGCAAGACCTGCTGAAGCCCTTGTTTATCCCCTTCGAAGCGAAAGAAGGCAGCGGCCGGGAAGTGGAGGTGACAGTATGGGGGGACACGGTGAAGGCCCTGGAGGTAAACGGGAACACCAGTGCCTGGTTTACAGATGCCTTGGGAATGCCCGCCCGCCTGGTGCGCATGCTGGAACACTCAAAGCGACTGGTTGATCCCGAGTATGCCGCACAGGGGGAGTTGGTGAGCTTTGCCGATGATTTTCCCTTTCTACTGATAGGACAGGCCTCGCTGGATGACCTGAACAGCCGCCTGAAAGAAGAGCAGGTGCCCATGAACCGCTTCCGTCCTAATTTCGTGTTTGTGGGTGGCCAGCCATTTGAGGAAGATACCTGGGGCCACTTCAACATTGGCTCGCTTCCCTTCTATGGGGCAAAACCCAGTGCCCGGTGTGTGGTAACTACTATCAACCAGGATACCAGCGAGAAAGGGCAGGAGCCGCTGCGCACCCTCTCTACCTATCGTCTGAAGAACAACAAAGTTATGTTCGGCCAAAACCTGCTCCATAGCGCCAACGGCCAGGTGGCGGTTGGAGATTCCATCCACATCCATTCCCGGCACTAAGTATTGCAGCCATAACAGGTGCTTTTAAAGCCGCAGGAGTAGGAGTCAGGCCTCTTGGCTGACCTGGGCGCTCTTATAGTATATAGTATAGTATGGTTGAATTTGCGGGCAACTATACCTTTGCTTGTTATGCTGTTGCTTTACATCTTGTAGCATGTACCGCAGCAGGCTTCGTGAACCTGATGTTATTCTCTGTGTCAAAAGTAAAGGCCTTGCCGGATGGCTTAATGTGCATAGAGAGCTTGAAGTTCACATAAAGCGGATGGAGTAGTCTTTTGATCAACAGTAGCACCACTTTGCTGCTGACCGGAAAATCCTAGAATCTGAACACGGTAACAACAGGCAGGTAACAGTGCTTGTATTCGTGTCTTAAGCTTTATGTCTGCCACAACGCAAGTATAACTTCTAGAGAAGGAAACTATCAGGCATGATAACAAGGGGTGTATGTTGTTCTGAGAGGTGTTAAAGGGCTTCCCTCTTATTTCCTTTAAACCTTAACTGCTTAAGCTTGAAGAGGTAAAGCTTATAGTTGGAGTTTTAAGTGCTATTTTCATAATAAGAAAAAAAAGTATGCTTGCCTGTTAAGTATAACTTTTCCTCCCGAAAGCCGCTAAGGCGAACCTTGTTTTCAAAACATAGGATACCTGTTGCTAGGTCGTTCGAAGCAGTCTTTCTTTAGTAGTAAATAACATAGCCTGTTTGACTGCATCATATCAACTAGTATCAATATTAAACTATCTTTATTATTGGAAATGTATTGTTTGTTGAGCTTGTTTTACGACGCATAATCAAATGCAAGTAAAGAATTTACTATTCCTGATGAATCGTTGGCCCTGAAAAATGATATGTTATCAAGTATAAACTGAACCTTTAGTATAAACATAACTGCAGCGGCACGTGGTAACATCTGCTATAGCGGCAAGCGGGTAATCGCAAAGTTTGGTTTTGAATGGATGTTGGAACATTTTGGTTTTGCCGTGAATTATGTACTGTAACATAGGGTTTAATTTTTCAGCAGGAGTTTTTCTTTTAGTTGCATTTAGTTATATTTGGTTTTACAACACAATTCTAACCAAATATTCATCTTAAAATCAATTTTATGAAAAGACTGCTACTACTCAGTTTTGCCCTAGTCTTTGCGCTGCTTCAGCAGGTGCAGGCTCAGAGCAGAACGGTAACGGGTACAGTGACAGACGCATCGAGTGGGCAAGGACTACCTGGGGTGACTGTACTAGTAAAAGGAACTCAGGTTGGCACAGCAACAGGAGTTAACGGAGGTTACTCTGTGAATGTGCCGGAAGGCAGTAACACGCTTGTTTTTAGCTACATCGGCTACAAGAACGTGGAGCGTGCTATTGGCAATTCTTCAACAGTAAACGTATCACTGGCTATTGACCAGGAGCAACTTCAGGAAGTTGTTGTAGTGGGGTATTCTACATCAACAAAGGAGTCTTTCACTGGTACGGCAAAAGTTGTAAGTGGAGAGAAGCTGGAAGACAAGAACGTTTCAAACGTTTCTCAGGCGTTGGCAGGTGAGGTTGCAGGTGTTCGTGTAATCAACACCAGTGGCCAGCCAGGTACTGAAGCAACTATCCGTATCCGTGGTATCGGTTCCGTAAATGGTAACCGTGCGCCACTTTATGTAGTTGACGGTGTTCCATTTGTAGGTAGCCTTAACTCTATCAACCCAGCTGACATCGAGTCTACTACTGTGTTGAAGGATGCTGCTGCGACAGCTATTTATGGTTCAAGAGGTGCAAACGGTGTGGTTCTGATCACTACTAAGAGCGGTAGAGGCAAAAAGTCATATATCGAAGTGGATGCTAACCTTGGTACTAACATGCAGTTACTGCCACGCTACGAGACAATCAAGTCACCAGAGCAGTACATTGGTCTGAGCTGGGAAGCTTTATTCAATCAGCGAAGAGCAATTAACAACGCAGACAATAACCCTGCAAACGATGTTGATCCTGTAGCTTTCGCGAACGAAAGACTATTCTCTACTTCAGGAATTTCTCCAGGCTATAACCTGTGGAATGTTGCAAACGGTGCAGAACTGATCGACCCGGAAACCAGAATGGTTAGAGAAGGGGTGACAAGAAAGTATGATCCGGAGAACTGGGAAGATTATGGTTTCCAGAACTCAGCACGAAAAGAAGTGAATGTTAAGTTTGGTGGATCAAATGACCAGACAAGCTACTATACTTCATTCGGTTACCTGAACGACGTTGGCTACCTGATCAACTCTGATTATGAGCGTCTGACTGCCCGTTTAAACGTAAGACAGGAAATTACAGAGTGGTTAACAGGTGGTGTGAACTTCGCTTATGCTAGGTCTGAAACAAATAGAAACGGACAGAGCTCTGACTCAGGAAGCATTTTCTGGTTCTCTGATAACATTCCTTCTATCTATCCACTGTACCAGAGAGATGCCGAAGGCAACCTGATCACAGACCCTATCTTTGGTGGAAACCAGTTTGACTATGGCGAAAGAACAGGATTCTCCCGTGCTTTTGGTGGTCTTACAAACGCAATCGCTGATGCAACATACGATGTAAACAGAGACAAGCGTAACGAATTGAATGGTAGCGCAAACCTGGATATAACAATTTTTGAAGGCTTGACTTTCGAAAACCGTTTGGGTGCCCAGTACTACCAGAACAATTACATCAACAGAGGAAATAAGTACTACGGTGGTTCAGCATCACAGAACGGTAGCATCTTCCTGGCAAGAACAGAGCTGTTTAACTACAACTTGTTGAACTTGCTGCGTTACAGCAAAAACTTTGGTGAGCACAGCTTAGAAGTTCTTGCTGCGCATGAGGCAACCGACTGGAGCAGAAGCTATTTGTCTGCTTCTGCCTATAACCTGGTAGACCCAAACATTCTAGAGATTGGAAACGCTGTAGTAACAAACCCTTCTAACTCTTACACAGAAGAGTATGCACTGGAGAGTTATTTCGCACAGGCTAACTACGATCTGGATAAGAAATACTTCTTGTCAGCAACTATCAGAAGAGACGGCTCTTCAAGATTCCGCGAAGATAAGTGGGGTACTTTCGGTTCAGTAGGTGCAGCCTGGTTAATCTCCAGCGAAGACTTTATGAACAGCCAGTCGCTCTTCAATTCTTTGAAACTAAAAGCTAGTTATGGTTTGATTGGTGATCAGGCAGGTGTAGGTTTCTATCCTGGATACGACCTGTTCGATGTAGATAACCTGAACGATAACCCGGCTTTCGCCTTTGATACAAAAGGTAACCCTGATCTGACTTGGGAAACTTCTAAGATGTTCCAGACTGGTATCGAGTTTGAAGTTCTGAACAGCCGTATTCTAGGAAGTATAGATTACTATGTAAAGAACACAGATGACCTGATCTTCGACGTAAGAGTTGCTCCATCTTTGGGTTATGCTATCCTTACTCAGAACGCAGGTAGCTTGAGAAACAGAGGTTTAGAATTTGATTTCACAGGTAATGCGTTTGAAGGCAAGGACTATCGTTTGAGCCTGAACGTAAACGGCGAAATCTTCAGCAACGAGATTACGAGCATGCCAATAGACCCGGCAACTAATCGTCCGAAGGCTATTGACGTTCAGTCTCCATACGGTTGGTCAGAAGGACATTCAGTTTATGACTTCTACATGAGAGAGTGGGCTGGTGTATCTTACAATGGACTATCAATGTGGAATGTTTACTACAATGATGCCAATGGTAACGATATAGTTGACGAAGGTGAAGGAATCACTAGCTTAACAGATTATCTGGCTAATAACCCAGAGATAAGCGAAGGTGATCTTAAAAGATCTACAACTACAGCATACGCAAATGCAACACAGAAATATGTAGGCAAGTCTGCAATTCCGGATGTAAGAGGCGCGTTTAATATCGGTGCTGGCTACAAAGGGTTTGACCTAAATGTTCAGATGCTGTACAGCCTTGGTGGATATGCATATGATTACACTTATGCAGGACTGATGAGCAACACTAACATTGGTGGTAACAACTGGCACGTTGACATTCTTGACAGATGGCAGCAGCAGGGTGATGTGACAAACGTTCCGCGCCTGTCAAACAACAGAGATGCAAACGTAAGCTCAGTTTCTACCCGTTTCCTGACTAAAGCTGATTACTTGGTACTGAACAATGTGCGTCTTAGCTACACAGTTCCTGCAACTTACACAAGCAAAATCGGTGTAGGCGGATTATCTGTATGGGTATCTGGCGATAACCTGTGGTTAAAAACAAAGCGTGACGGCTTCAACCCTTCTACTGCAGAAGCAGGTAGCTCTAACACATACCGTTACTCACCACTTTCTACTGTAACAGCAGGTTTAAGAATCAAAATTTAATTAACGTAACATGAAAAATAGGTTTTTATACATAGGCGCACTTGCTCTGACATTTATGTCGACGGGTTGCGAAGAGGAATTCCTGGATAAGCAGCCAACTGAGCAGTTGTCACCTGAGCAGATTGCAATAGCCGCCGAAACGGACCCTTCCCTGTTGAACGCATTTACGGCAGGTTTGTACTCTACGATGTACAACACGGGAACAGGCGGAACAACTGGCCATGATGACTTTGGTCAGAAAGGCTACGATATCTACAGCGACATGCTTGCTTCTGACATGGTTTTATCAGCCATCAACTACGGCTGGTACTCCACAGTAGCAAGATATCAGGCTACAACCAACAACACGTTGGATGATGCCTATCAGCCTTGGCGTTACTACTACAGAATCATTTTTGGTGCTAACACGCTGATTGGAATTTTGGGTGGAAATGATGCGGTACTGGATACGCCAGAGGAGGAGTACATCATGGGTCAGGCAAAAGCGATGCGTGCTTATGGTTATTTCTACCTTTCTCAGTTCTATGCACAGGGATATGGTACAGGATCAGAAAAAATCCTGCCTATCTATGTGGATACTGAGGCGCCTGCACAGCCGTTAAGCACTTCTGAAGAAGTTTACAGCCTCATGGTAAGTGACTTGGAGGAGGCAATTACATTGCTGGAAGGCTTTGACAGATCAGCTAAGAACGAAGTAAACCAGGAAGTAGCAAAAGGATTGTTGTCTTATGTGCTGGCAGCCAGAGGAACACAGTCTGATCTGCAGCGAGTGGTTGAATTGACAAATGACATCATCACAGATGGTGGCTATAGCTTAATGACAAAGAACCAACTGGCTGCACAGTTTGATGCAGACGGTAACATTCTGAACAGAGATGCAGCAGGTTTTAACGACGTGTCGAACCAAAGCTGGATCTGGGGTGTAGACCTTACTTTGGACATAGGCCTGGACCTGGTATCTTGGTGGGGACAAGTTGACTTGTTTACATATAGCTATGCTTGGGCAGGTGACCCTAAAGCCATCGATGCAAGCTTATATGCTGCTATTCCGGCAGACGATATCAGAAAAAAGCAGTTCGTGCCAACCACAAACAGCCGTAACCTGATGCCGCTTAACAAGTTCTATGCGCCTGACAGAAGAATCGGTGGACAGCGT
Above is a window of Pontibacter akesuensis DNA encoding:
- a CDS encoding SusC/RagA family TonB-linked outer membrane protein, which encodes MKRLLLLSFALVFALLQQVQAQSRTVTGTVTDASSGQGLPGVTVLVKGTQVGTATGVNGGYSVNVPEGSNTLVFSYIGYKNVERAIGNSSTVNVSLAIDQEQLQEVVVVGYSTSTKESFTGTAKVVSGEKLEDKNVSNVSQALAGEVAGVRVINTSGQPGTEATIRIRGIGSVNGNRAPLYVVDGVPFVGSLNSINPADIESTTVLKDAAATAIYGSRGANGVVLITTKSGRGKKSYIEVDANLGTNMQLLPRYETIKSPEQYIGLSWEALFNQRRAINNADNNPANDVDPVAFANERLFSTSGISPGYNLWNVANGAELIDPETRMVREGVTRKYDPENWEDYGFQNSARKEVNVKFGGSNDQTSYYTSFGYLNDVGYLINSDYERLTARLNVRQEITEWLTGGVNFAYARSETNRNGQSSDSGSIFWFSDNIPSIYPLYQRDAEGNLITDPIFGGNQFDYGERTGFSRAFGGLTNAIADATYDVNRDKRNELNGSANLDITIFEGLTFENRLGAQYYQNNYINRGNKYYGGSASQNGSIFLARTELFNYNLLNLLRYSKNFGEHSLEVLAAHEATDWSRSYLSASAYNLVDPNILEIGNAVVTNPSNSYTEEYALESYFAQANYDLDKKYFLSATIRRDGSSRFREDKWGTFGSVGAAWLISSEDFMNSQSLFNSLKLKASYGLIGDQAGVGFYPGYDLFDVDNLNDNPAFAFDTKGNPDLTWETSKMFQTGIEFEVLNSRILGSIDYYVKNTDDLIFDVRVAPSLGYAILTQNAGSLRNRGLEFDFTGNAFEGKDYRLSLNVNGEIFSNEITSMPIDPATNRPKAIDVQSPYGWSEGHSVYDFYMREWAGVSYNGLSMWNVYYNDANGNDIVDEGEGITSLTDYLANNPEISEGDLKRSTTTAYANATQKYVGKSAIPDVRGAFNIGAGYKGFDLNVQMLYSLGGYAYDYTYAGLMSNTNIGGNNWHVDILDRWQQQGDVTNVPRLSNNRDANVSSVSTRFLTKADYLVLNNVRLSYTVPATYTSKIGVGGLSVWVSGDNLWLKTKRDGFNPSTAEAGSSNTYRYSPLSTVTAGLRIKI
- a CDS encoding MOSC domain-containing protein, which translates into the protein MPEMHLSEIYIYPIKSLGGISVQQAEVEDRGLKYDRRWMLVDEAGKFLTQRQHAQMALLQVALQDDGLLVTHKQDLLKPLFIPFEAKEGSGREVEVTVWGDTVKALEVNGNTSAWFTDALGMPARLVRMLEHSKRLVDPEYAAQGELVSFADDFPFLLIGQASLDDLNSRLKEEQVPMNRFRPNFVFVGGQPFEEDTWGHFNIGSLPFYGAKPSARCVVTTINQDTSEKGQEPLRTLSTYRLKNNKVMFGQNLLHSANGQVAVGDSIHIHSRH
- a CDS encoding RagB/SusD family nutrient uptake outer membrane protein, with product MKNRFLYIGALALTFMSTGCEEEFLDKQPTEQLSPEQIAIAAETDPSLLNAFTAGLYSTMYNTGTGGTTGHDDFGQKGYDIYSDMLASDMVLSAINYGWYSTVARYQATTNNTLDDAYQPWRYYYRIIFGANTLIGILGGNDAVLDTPEEEYIMGQAKAMRAYGYFYLSQFYAQGYGTGSEKILPIYVDTEAPAQPLSTSEEVYSLMVSDLEEAITLLEGFDRSAKNEVNQEVAKGLLSYVLAARGTQSDLQRVVELTNDIITDGGYSLMTKNQLAAQFDADGNILNRDAAGFNDVSNQSWIWGVDLTLDIGLDLVSWWGQVDLFTYSYAWAGDPKAIDASLYAAIPADDIRKKQFVPTTNSRNLMPLNKFYAPDRRIGGQRNVVTDYVYMRLEEIYLLNAEAKARLGMDAEAREMLKMLVSTRVADASYIDALSGQALLNEIFLQTRIELWGEGKSYLAMKRLKQSITRGSNHLFFPGETFSWNDDELTFPIPQAEILNNPALNQ